The Methanosphaera stadtmanae DSM 3091 genome includes a window with the following:
- a CDS encoding isocitrate/isopropylmalate family dehydrogenase has product MYNIAVIPGDGIGPEVVEAAITILDKLPIDFNYTYANAGDKCKEDTGVALPDETLEIAKKADAVLFGAAGETAADVIVRLRRELNTFVNLRPVKSLQPDKYGDIDFMIVRENTEDLYIGDEELTEEGAIARKKITKFASERIAEYAFKYAEDTGRKKVTAVHKANVLKLSDGLFKESFYKMAENHPDIKTNDFYVDATAMYLITNPLDFEVIVTTNLYGDILSDEGAGLVGGLGMIPSANIGDNSGLFEPVHGSAPDIAGQGIADPVATILSACMMLDYLGESEYARKIEDVMIDVIRQGDNVTPDLGGDASTQEMAEYIASKL; this is encoded by the coding sequence ATGTATAATATAGCAGTAATACCTGGAGATGGAATTGGTCCTGAAGTAGTAGAAGCAGCAATAACAATACTTGATAAATTACCAATAGATTTTAATTATACTTATGCTAACGCAGGAGATAAATGTAAAGAAGATACAGGTGTGGCTCTTCCTGATGAAACATTAGAAATAGCAAAAAAAGCAGATGCAGTATTGTTTGGAGCTGCGGGAGAAACAGCAGCAGATGTAATTGTAAGACTTAGAAGAGAACTCAACACATTTGTAAATTTAAGACCTGTAAAATCATTACAACCAGATAAATATGGTGATATAGACTTCATGATTGTAAGAGAAAATACTGAAGATTTATATATAGGTGATGAAGAATTAACAGAAGAAGGTGCAATTGCACGTAAAAAAATAACAAAATTTGCATCTGAAAGAATAGCAGAATACGCTTTTAAATATGCTGAAGATACAGGTCGTAAGAAAGTTACAGCTGTACATAAAGCAAATGTACTTAAATTATCTGATGGTTTATTCAAAGAATCATTCTATAAAATGGCAGAAAATCATCCAGATATTAAAACAAATGATTTCTATGTTGATGCAACAGCAATGTATCTTATTACAAATCCACTTGACTTTGAAGTAATAGTGACAACAAATCTCTATGGTGATATTTTATCAGATGAAGGTGCAGGACTTGTTGGTGGTTTAGGAATGATACCTTCTGCAAATATTGGGGATAATTCTGGATTATTTGAACCAGTACATGGTTCAGCACCAGATATTGCTGGTCAAGGAATAGCAGATCCAGTAGCAACAATATTGTCTGCATGCATGATGTTAGATTATTTGGGTGAATCTGAATATGCAAGAAAAATAGAAGATGTTATGATTGATGTTATTCGTCAAGGTGATAATGTAACTCCTGATTTAGGTGGAGATGCATCAACACAAGAAATGGCTGAATATATAGCAAGTAAATTATAA